In Rhodococcus sp. OK302, one genomic interval encodes:
- a CDS encoding sensor histidine kinase, which translates to MSVHFRQFLPSEQMYSVQINRLTPSNPAIAAVVLGVLSVVWLFGIVATKLAGDVGMRLLHSPSLIIQALMLIVILTFAACLRRVFPVGSFLVAMVSTAGLTLLLDDRSMGLTPLYLFAIVTLAIRTQGMKLVLLTVLAMATDVAVTAVRGLEPTKNLGEVHTPQHLIIVQIVNVLFTYGMLVAFGLVIAKFRTYSSTSSAAIEQLRQEHEAKLNDAIASERQNMARELHDVAAHHLTGMLIQTKSANKVLASHPDDVQAMLDGAIDQGQRALDSLRQIVGILRLGEGDPDYPQPMIADIPEMIDGCRAAGSPLTFELEGSFAELDSAVQLSCYRIVQEALSNALRHAPTSPVHVNVRRDHASVVVAIDNEDGISTAAMRGQGFGIPGMRERTTLLGGEFSAGPDGIGGWTVRATMPISGRIIA; encoded by the coding sequence ATGTCAGTGCACTTCCGCCAGTTTTTGCCGTCGGAGCAGATGTATTCGGTTCAGATCAATCGGTTGACCCCGAGTAATCCGGCAATCGCTGCGGTAGTGCTCGGCGTTTTGAGTGTGGTGTGGCTCTTCGGAATTGTGGCTACGAAGTTGGCCGGTGACGTCGGAATGAGACTCTTGCATTCGCCGTCGCTGATTATTCAAGCGCTGATGCTCATCGTCATTCTTACGTTTGCCGCTTGTCTACGTCGCGTATTTCCGGTTGGTTCATTTCTGGTGGCGATGGTCAGCACAGCGGGCCTGACGTTGCTGCTGGACGACCGATCTATGGGTTTGACGCCGCTGTACCTTTTTGCGATCGTGACACTGGCGATTCGCACACAGGGAATGAAACTTGTTTTGCTGACTGTGCTGGCAATGGCGACGGACGTGGCCGTGACCGCAGTACGCGGACTGGAGCCGACCAAAAATCTTGGCGAGGTACACACGCCTCAGCATTTGATCATCGTGCAGATTGTCAATGTTCTGTTCACCTATGGAATGCTTGTTGCCTTTGGTCTGGTCATTGCGAAGTTCCGTACGTATTCATCGACCAGTAGTGCTGCCATCGAACAACTTCGGCAGGAACACGAGGCAAAGTTGAATGATGCAATCGCGTCTGAGCGGCAGAACATGGCACGTGAACTGCATGATGTTGCAGCCCATCACCTCACCGGAATGCTCATCCAGACAAAATCGGCGAACAAGGTCCTTGCGAGCCATCCGGACGATGTGCAAGCAATGCTCGACGGAGCAATTGACCAAGGGCAGCGAGCACTCGACAGTTTGCGTCAGATCGTGGGAATCCTGCGGTTGGGTGAAGGGGATCCCGATTACCCGCAGCCGATGATCGCCGATATCCCGGAAATGATTGACGGATGTCGGGCAGCGGGTTCGCCGTTGACTTTCGAACTGGAGGGCAGTTTTGCCGAACTCGACAGTGCGGTGCAGCTATCGTGTTATCGGATTGTTCAGGAGGCATTGTCGAATGCACTTCGGCATGCGCCGACCAGTCCGGTTCACGTGAATGTTCGTCGTGATCATGCATCGGTAGTCGTTGCGATCGACAACGAGGACGGAATCAGTACGGCCGCTATGCGCGGTCAGGGCTTCGGTATCCCTGGAATGAGGGAACGAACAACGCTTTTGGGCGGAGAATTCTCAGCCGGACCCGATGGGATCGGTGGATGGACAGTACGGGCGACGATGCCGATTAGCGGGAGGATTATCGCATGA
- a CDS encoding response regulator transcription factor, whose protein sequence is MISVLIADDQVVVRQGFDLFLRDDPRIKVVGHASSGTQAVEQVRLLRPDVVLMDIRMPHGDGLTATREVLKEFPNTRVVVVTTFDLDEYVFGALDMGAAGFLLKDTDPKDLVAAVIAAAEGGSVLSPRLTRRLIVEFGKRKQAVGVLLPGHDLSLREMEVVQHLARGLGNGEVADVMELELSTVKSHISNICRKLDVRTRVQIVIWAYQNDVVREFSTE, encoded by the coding sequence ATGATCTCAGTACTTATTGCCGACGATCAGGTGGTTGTCCGGCAAGGGTTCGACCTTTTCCTTCGTGACGACCCTCGTATCAAGGTGGTCGGTCATGCAAGTTCGGGAACTCAAGCGGTGGAACAAGTTCGGCTACTTCGACCGGACGTGGTGCTGATGGATATCAGAATGCCACACGGTGACGGGCTGACGGCGACTCGCGAGGTTTTGAAAGAGTTCCCGAATACTCGCGTCGTTGTTGTCACGACTTTCGATCTCGACGAGTACGTGTTCGGCGCTCTCGACATGGGGGCGGCGGGGTTCTTGCTCAAGGACACGGATCCGAAAGACTTGGTAGCGGCAGTCATTGCTGCGGCAGAAGGTGGTTCGGTACTTTCGCCGCGACTCACGCGCAGGTTGATAGTGGAATTTGGCAAACGAAAGCAGGCGGTCGGGGTATTGCTTCCCGGTCACGACCTGAGCCTGCGTGAAATGGAAGTTGTCCAGCATCTCGCGAGAGGCTTGGGTAATGGTGAAGTGGCTGACGTGATGGAACTGGAATTGAGCACCGTCAAGTCACATATCAGCAATATCTGCCGGAAACTCGATGTGCGTACGAGGGTACAAATTGTCATCTGGGCGTATCAGAACGATGTTGTGCGCGAGTTTTCGACAGAATAG
- a CDS encoding tyrosine-protein phosphatase — MPRTSRSAGFRAAATLAITGSLLITGIGGTALAQADSLRSAGFGSLDFGSLGLGSSQQAPDAPRLVGIDNFRDVAGTGDGYEGSGYTGSLGQHLNKGVFYRANAFTPKGDDMAALVKLDLAKVYDLRTDGEIAKVPDVLPPGVASEHVSILAKDVDITAMMATIRTPEDMRAAMQEMNRMFVTGTVERAGLKTLLTNMAATDGPQVFHCTSGKDRTGWTAMLLLSIAGVDDATIMSDYLLTNEYSINSIAAATAYIKATYGEGAAAIAAPALGVEASFLQAGLDQVKADYGTIDNYLTQGLGLSQDTITALKAKLLG, encoded by the coding sequence ATGCCTCGAACTTCACGCAGTGCCGGTTTCCGCGCCGCCGCAACACTGGCAATCACGGGCAGCCTCCTGATTACCGGTATCGGCGGCACTGCGCTCGCCCAGGCCGATTCACTTCGGTCCGCCGGATTCGGCTCACTGGACTTCGGTTCGCTCGGTCTCGGCAGTTCGCAGCAGGCTCCCGACGCCCCGCGTCTTGTGGGTATCGACAACTTCCGCGATGTCGCAGGCACCGGAGACGGATATGAGGGATCCGGCTACACGGGATCCCTCGGCCAGCATCTCAACAAGGGCGTCTTCTACCGAGCCAACGCGTTCACCCCGAAGGGTGACGATATGGCGGCCCTCGTAAAGCTTGATTTGGCAAAGGTTTACGACCTCCGTACCGATGGCGAAATCGCCAAGGTGCCGGATGTTCTGCCGCCCGGAGTCGCCTCCGAGCACGTCTCAATCCTGGCAAAGGATGTGGATATAACGGCGATGATGGCCACAATCCGCACCCCGGAGGACATGCGCGCCGCGATGCAAGAAATGAACCGCATGTTTGTTACCGGCACAGTCGAGCGCGCCGGGTTGAAGACACTCCTCACCAACATGGCGGCAACCGATGGCCCGCAGGTCTTTCACTGCACCTCAGGTAAGGACCGCACAGGCTGGACCGCAATGCTGCTGCTCAGCATCGCCGGCGTCGACGATGCCACCATCATGAGCGACTATCTTCTGACCAACGAGTACTCGATCAACAGCATCGCCGCCGCCACGGCATATATCAAAGCCACGTACGGCGAGGGCGCAGCAGCAATCGCCGCACCGGCACTCGGAGTGGAGGCCAGTTTCCTCCAAGCCGGCCTCGACCAGGTGAAGGCGGATTACGGAACCATTGACAACTACCTGACGCAGGGCCTGGGACTGAGCCAGGACACCATCACGGCGCTGAAGGCAAAACTGCTCGGCTGA
- a CDS encoding phosphoribosylaminoimidazolesuccinocarboxamide synthase, with amino-acid sequence MRPTLDSYTHLAGGKVRDLYTIDDEHLLLVASDRISAYDHVLSTPIPDKGRVLTAMSVFFFNVLGGNNHLAGEPDDDRIPEEVLGRALVVKKLNMVQVECVVRGYLTGSGLVDYNNTGAVCGVSLPAGLVEASQLPDPIFTPASKAAMGDHDENISFAEVVEKVGQPLAIQLREDTLDVYARASNFAADRGIILADTKLEFGLDAAGNLVLADEVLTPDSSRYWPADGYEAGKVQPSFDKQFVRNWLTSAESGWDRASDTTPPPLPQEIVDATRARYIEAYERISGLSFADWVGPSA; translated from the coding sequence GTGCGTCCTACACTTGATTCCTACACTCATCTGGCCGGTGGCAAGGTCCGTGACCTTTACACGATCGACGACGAGCACCTGCTGCTTGTTGCGAGTGATCGGATCTCGGCCTACGACCACGTGCTCAGCACGCCGATTCCGGACAAGGGCCGTGTCCTCACCGCGATGAGCGTGTTCTTCTTCAACGTCCTCGGCGGCAACAATCACCTCGCCGGTGAGCCCGACGACGATCGCATCCCCGAAGAGGTTCTGGGGCGTGCGCTGGTAGTGAAGAAGCTGAACATGGTGCAGGTCGAATGCGTCGTCCGCGGCTACCTCACCGGATCCGGACTGGTCGACTACAACAACACCGGAGCCGTCTGCGGTGTGTCCCTGCCCGCTGGTTTGGTCGAGGCCAGTCAGCTGCCCGACCCCATCTTCACCCCCGCGTCCAAAGCTGCCATGGGTGATCACGACGAGAACATCAGTTTCGCCGAGGTCGTCGAGAAGGTTGGTCAGCCGCTCGCGATCCAACTCCGTGAAGACACCCTCGACGTGTACGCCCGCGCATCGAACTTCGCGGCAGACCGCGGAATCATCCTCGCGGACACCAAGCTCGAATTCGGTCTCGATGCCGCCGGCAACCTGGTGCTCGCCGACGAGGTGCTCACTCCGGACTCGTCGCGTTACTGGCCGGCCGACGGCTACGAGGCCGGCAAGGTTCAGCCCAGCTTCGACAAGCAGTTCGTCCGAAACTGGCTGACCAGTGCGGAATCCGGCTGGGACCGAGCATCGGACACCACGCCGCCGCCGCTCCCGCAGGAAATTGTCGACGCGACCCGTGCGCGTTACATCGAAGCCTACGAACGTATTTCCGGATTGTCCTTCGCCGATTGGGTCGGTCCCAGCGCATGA
- a CDS encoding S9 family peptidase: protein MSLVPPVAKKVPAERTHHGHTFVDDYEWLRDKENAEVVAYLESENAYTDQQTAHLEPLREKIFQEIKSRTQETDMSVPTRMGKWWYYARSVEGKSYNVHCRCPVSDESDWTPPNLMPGVELAGEQILMDGNLEAEGHDFFSLGAFSISEDGTLLAYSVDVLGDERYTLRFKNLETGELLADEIPDTAPGATWALDHSHVFYMTVDESWRPDTVWRHKLGTPQSQDVSVFHEPDERYWVSIGSTRSEKYLMIWVGSKVTSEGWMLESANPEGDFRVIIPRRDGVEYGAEHAVIGGEDRFLILHNDVVDGVKAENFVLAEAPVSDPTNMTMLIAHSEDVRLEEADTFAGHIVLSYRREALTRVAVWPLTADGYGERHEIDFDEELFSIGMGSNPEWAQPTIRLGFTSFITPGQVYDYYVDSGELALRKSQPVLGDFDAKNYEQRRDWAVAEDGTRIPLSIVRRVGAPEGPAPLLLYGYGSYEASIDPSFSVARLSLLDRGVVFVVAHVRGGGEMGRHWYENGKTLTKKNTFTDFVSCAQHLIDTGVTTADRMVADGGSAGGLLMGAVANLAPELFAGILANVPFVDPLTSILDPSLPLTVIEWDEWGDPLHNKDVYEYMHSYSPYENVEAKDYPAILAITSINDTRVLYVEPAKWVAKLRETKTGDAPLLLKTEMSAGHGGVSGRYEKWKEVAFEFAWVLDTVGAN from the coding sequence ATGAGCCTCGTCCCGCCAGTCGCGAAGAAGGTTCCCGCTGAACGTACCCATCACGGACACACGTTCGTCGATGACTACGAGTGGCTGCGGGACAAGGAAAATGCCGAGGTGGTTGCCTACCTCGAGTCCGAGAATGCGTACACCGATCAGCAGACCGCTCATCTGGAGCCGTTGCGCGAGAAGATCTTCCAGGAGATCAAATCACGCACCCAGGAAACGGATATGTCGGTACCCACCCGCATGGGGAAGTGGTGGTACTACGCCCGCAGCGTCGAGGGAAAGTCGTACAACGTCCACTGCCGCTGCCCAGTCTCCGACGAGAGCGATTGGACGCCACCCAATCTGATGCCCGGTGTCGAATTGGCCGGCGAACAGATTCTCATGGACGGCAATCTCGAGGCCGAAGGCCACGACTTCTTCTCGCTCGGCGCGTTCTCGATCAGCGAAGACGGCACTCTGCTGGCGTACTCGGTGGACGTGCTCGGCGACGAGCGATACACCTTGCGGTTCAAGAACCTCGAGACCGGCGAACTCCTTGCCGACGAGATTCCCGACACCGCCCCCGGCGCCACCTGGGCACTCGATCACAGTCACGTCTTCTACATGACTGTCGACGAGTCCTGGCGTCCGGACACCGTCTGGCGTCACAAGCTGGGAACACCTCAGAGCCAAGATGTTTCGGTGTTCCATGAGCCTGACGAGCGCTACTGGGTGTCGATAGGTTCGACTCGCAGCGAGAAGTACCTGATGATCTGGGTCGGTTCCAAGGTGACCAGCGAAGGCTGGATGTTGGAATCCGCAAACCCGGAAGGTGACTTCCGCGTGATCATTCCCCGCCGGGACGGTGTCGAGTACGGCGCCGAACACGCTGTGATCGGGGGAGAGGATCGCTTCCTCATTCTCCACAACGACGTCGTGGACGGCGTGAAGGCCGAGAACTTCGTGCTGGCCGAGGCTCCCGTTTCGGATCCGACCAATATGACGATGTTGATCGCACACAGCGAAGACGTGCGCCTGGAAGAGGCCGACACCTTTGCCGGTCATATCGTGCTGAGCTACCGGCGCGAGGCTTTGACTCGGGTTGCCGTGTGGCCGTTGACAGCCGATGGCTACGGCGAGCGTCACGAGATCGATTTCGACGAAGAACTGTTCAGTATCGGAATGGGCTCCAACCCGGAATGGGCTCAGCCCACCATCCGGCTCGGCTTCACGTCCTTCATCACCCCGGGGCAGGTCTACGACTACTACGTCGACAGCGGTGAACTGGCGCTACGTAAGTCGCAGCCCGTTCTCGGCGACTTCGATGCGAAGAACTACGAGCAGCGCCGTGATTGGGCAGTGGCCGAAGACGGTACTCGGATCCCGTTGTCCATCGTTCGACGCGTCGGCGCACCCGAAGGCCCGGCACCGTTGTTGTTGTACGGCTACGGTTCCTACGAGGCGAGCATCGACCCGTCGTTCTCGGTGGCACGTTTGTCTCTACTCGATCGCGGTGTTGTCTTTGTTGTCGCCCACGTACGCGGCGGCGGCGAGATGGGTCGGCACTGGTACGAGAACGGCAAGACGCTTACCAAGAAGAACACCTTCACCGACTTCGTCTCTTGTGCACAGCATTTGATCGATACCGGCGTCACCACTGCTGATCGGATGGTTGCGGATGGCGGCAGCGCGGGCGGCTTGTTGATGGGCGCAGTTGCCAACCTCGCGCCGGAACTTTTTGCGGGCATTCTTGCAAACGTGCCGTTTGTCGATCCACTGACGTCGATCCTGGATCCGTCGTTGCCACTCACGGTCATCGAGTGGGACGAATGGGGAGACCCTTTGCACAACAAGGACGTCTACGAGTACATGCACTCGTACAGTCCGTACGAGAACGTGGAAGCCAAGGACTACCCGGCGATTCTGGCGATCACCAGTATCAACGACACCCGTGTCCTCTACGTCGAGCCTGCGAAGTGGGTTGCGAAACTTCGCGAGACCAAGACCGGGGATGCTCCGCTACTTCTCAAGACCGAGATGAGCGCCGGACACGGTGGCGTCAGCGGTCGCTACGAGAAGTGGAAAGAAGTTGCCTTCGAGTTCGCGTGGGTACTCGACACCGTCGGTGCCAACTAG
- a CDS encoding response regulator — MIRVLIVEDEPLIAAAHRSYVERVPEFVVHSVVHTGQAALRAVTEANATHQPIDLVLLDIGLPDASGLDVASALGGLRPSPDIIAVTSARDLDVVRNAVARGIVLYLLKPFTFAAFRDKLERYREYRTALPAGESAVSQHDIDRAMAALRTSDDRAASPKGISSQTLGLVSACVRASESPVTAAEVAASVGVSRVTAWRYLEKLADDGLLTRETEYGRAGRPQVRYRRA; from the coding sequence ATGATCCGGGTACTCATCGTCGAAGACGAACCTTTGATTGCCGCAGCGCATCGCTCCTACGTGGAGCGCGTGCCGGAGTTCGTGGTGCACAGCGTTGTTCACACCGGGCAGGCTGCGTTGCGCGCGGTAACCGAAGCCAACGCCACCCATCAACCCATCGACTTGGTGCTACTCGACATCGGACTCCCCGACGCCAGTGGACTCGACGTTGCGTCAGCACTGGGCGGGTTGCGCCCGAGTCCGGACATCATTGCCGTGACCTCGGCCCGAGACCTCGACGTAGTACGCAACGCCGTCGCGCGCGGAATCGTTCTCTACCTGCTCAAGCCGTTCACGTTTGCCGCTTTCCGAGACAAGCTCGAGAGGTACCGGGAGTACCGCACTGCGCTGCCCGCCGGCGAATCAGCCGTCAGTCAACACGATATCGACCGCGCAATGGCGGCACTCCGAACTTCTGACGACAGAGCGGCATCACCGAAAGGTATTTCGTCTCAGACTCTCGGATTGGTATCGGCATGCGTACGCGCGTCGGAGAGTCCGGTAACGGCCGCCGAGGTGGCAGCGTCCGTGGGTGTTTCCCGGGTGACCGCCTGGCGCTACCTCGAAAAACTGGCAGACGACGGATTACTCACCCGAGAAACCGAATACGGACGTGCGGGACGCCCACAGGTTCGGTACCGCAGGGCCTAG
- a CDS encoding ATP-binding protein: MVELHSRRRMSVARQILLLQLALLTLVIAVGGALAIVDERGDSDDAIRRQVSSIAETLALSDSTAQALTSPDPTAILQPQTEKIRQATGVDFIVVMAPDRTRYTHTNPELIGELFTGNIDRALAGETFTETYAGSLGPSIRAVTPVYDASGTLVGLVSAGVTREEISKQFAQSIPTILAITAAGLIAAVLSSLLVSRRIRRQTLGLAPDELLTMYEHHDAVLHSIGEGLVVIGRGRGGQAQVDMVNDEARRLLDLPDGRVELSSLPSTLRDVDASSAKDQVHLTDVRILVVNQHPVEWEGKRIGTVLTIRDHTELQNVLGELDSIRGFAESLRSQAHESANRLHTIITMVELGRYDDAVAFATNELRVSQQLIDRLVNAVHEPALAALLLGKLSEATERGVELTVTEDTALGPVSTLTARELVTLVGNLVDNAIDAARSGTDPWVEVTVMEEDSMMVVAVADSGPGMTPDALEKAKERGYSTKSGSRGIGLALVSQVVKRHGGTFVSEPGLGSMLVVRIPIRHEKASQ; encoded by the coding sequence ATGGTCGAACTACACAGTCGCCGACGCATGAGCGTCGCTCGGCAGATTCTGCTACTGCAGTTGGCACTGTTGACGCTGGTCATTGCCGTCGGCGGCGCTTTGGCGATTGTCGACGAGCGTGGTGACAGCGACGACGCCATCCGTCGCCAGGTGAGTTCGATTGCGGAGACTCTGGCGCTGTCCGACTCCACTGCACAGGCTCTGACAAGCCCCGATCCCACCGCGATCCTGCAGCCTCAGACCGAGAAAATACGCCAAGCCACGGGCGTCGACTTCATCGTGGTGATGGCGCCGGACCGCACGCGCTACACGCACACCAACCCCGAACTGATCGGGGAATTGTTCACCGGCAACATCGATCGTGCATTGGCCGGCGAGACGTTCACCGAAACGTATGCCGGTTCGTTGGGTCCGTCGATTCGCGCGGTCACCCCGGTCTACGACGCGAGCGGCACACTGGTCGGCCTGGTGTCCGCCGGTGTCACGCGCGAGGAGATCAGCAAGCAGTTCGCCCAGAGCATCCCGACCATCCTGGCAATAACCGCGGCGGGATTAATTGCGGCGGTCTTGAGTTCTCTGCTCGTGAGTCGGCGGATCAGGCGTCAAACCCTCGGCCTGGCTCCCGACGAACTACTCACGATGTACGAGCATCACGACGCCGTTCTGCACAGCATCGGTGAAGGGTTGGTCGTGATCGGCCGCGGGCGAGGTGGACAAGCTCAGGTGGACATGGTCAACGACGAAGCCCGCCGCCTCCTCGACCTACCGGATGGACGGGTTGAACTTTCATCCCTTCCTTCCACCCTGCGTGATGTGGATGCCAGTTCGGCGAAGGATCAGGTTCATCTCACCGATGTACGAATACTCGTGGTCAATCAGCATCCGGTTGAGTGGGAGGGCAAGAGAATTGGAACGGTTCTGACAATTCGCGATCACACCGAGTTGCAGAATGTTCTGGGCGAACTTGATTCGATTCGAGGGTTCGCAGAATCACTGCGCTCACAGGCACACGAGAGCGCCAATCGACTACACACCATCATCACAATGGTGGAGTTGGGACGATACGACGACGCAGTTGCCTTTGCCACCAACGAGTTACGTGTTTCTCAGCAGCTGATCGATCGGTTGGTCAATGCGGTCCACGAGCCTGCACTAGCGGCTCTACTGCTCGGCAAACTGAGTGAGGCGACCGAGCGAGGGGTGGAGTTGACCGTCACCGAAGACACTGCACTCGGACCCGTTTCCACGCTCACCGCCCGTGAACTGGTCACGCTGGTCGGCAATCTGGTGGACAATGCCATAGACGCCGCCCGATCAGGCACAGACCCGTGGGTGGAAGTGACAGTGATGGAAGAGGATTCGATGATGGTGGTTGCCGTCGCCGACAGTGGTCCCGGAATGACACCGGACGCACTCGAAAAGGCAAAGGAACGTGGATATTCCACCAAGTCAGGCTCTCGCGGGATCGGCCTTGCTTTGGTCTCGCAGGTCGTGAAGCGTCACGGTGGCACCTTCGTGAGCGAACCCGGTCTCGGATCCATGCTGGTAGTTCGCATTCCGATTCGACACGAGAAGGCGTCACAATGA
- a CDS encoding cation:dicarboxylate symporter family transporter produces MSITATGTVNASPQPEGAPAKRDKTHWLYMSVIVAVIGGILVGWLAPEFGKSVGVLGTLFVSLIKMMISPVIFCTIVLGIGSVRAAAKVGKVGGLALAYFIGMSTVALAIGLGVGNLLNPGSGLNITPNSASVAKLTDAAHSAGGTWDFVASIIPTSMLSSLTAGSVLQTLFVAMLVGFAIQSLGKSGEPILKGIGHIQKLVFKILTMILWLAPIGAFGAIASVVGQTGLSAVVQLGTLMIGFYLTCLIFIFGVLGTLLRAVTGFNIFKLVKYLAREYLLIFATSSSESALPRLIAKMEHVGVERTTVGIVVPTGYSFNLDGTAIYLTMASIFIADAMGQPLALGEQLSLLVFMIIASKGAAGVSGAGLATLAGGLQSHRPELLDGVGLIVGIDRFMSEARAITNFSGNAVATLLIGVWTKTIDKERVVEVLDGKIPFNEATMLDDEDEEEQHKLETAPAGTKQSFVSHH; encoded by the coding sequence ATGAGCATCACGGCAACAGGGACAGTAAACGCTTCCCCACAGCCCGAGGGCGCCCCGGCGAAGCGCGACAAGACGCATTGGCTCTACATGAGCGTCATCGTCGCGGTCATCGGCGGCATCCTCGTCGGTTGGCTCGCACCCGAATTCGGCAAGTCGGTCGGTGTGCTCGGCACGTTGTTCGTCAGCTTGATCAAGATGATGATCAGCCCGGTCATCTTCTGCACCATTGTGCTCGGAATCGGCTCGGTACGCGCTGCGGCGAAGGTCGGCAAGGTCGGCGGGCTCGCGCTTGCTTACTTCATCGGCATGTCGACGGTTGCTCTCGCGATCGGCTTGGGCGTCGGTAACCTGCTGAACCCCGGTAGCGGCTTGAACATCACGCCCAACTCGGCGTCCGTCGCCAAGCTCACCGATGCCGCCCACAGTGCCGGTGGGACGTGGGACTTCGTCGCGTCGATCATTCCGACGTCGATGCTGTCCTCTCTTACCGCCGGCAGCGTGCTGCAGACGCTGTTCGTGGCGATGCTCGTGGGTTTTGCGATCCAGTCGCTCGGCAAGTCCGGCGAGCCGATCCTCAAGGGAATCGGCCACATTCAGAAGCTCGTGTTCAAGATCCTCACGATGATCCTGTGGCTCGCCCCGATCGGTGCTTTCGGCGCCATCGCCAGCGTGGTCGGCCAGACCGGACTGAGTGCCGTGGTTCAGCTCGGGACCTTGATGATCGGCTTCTACCTGACCTGCTTGATCTTCATCTTCGGTGTCCTCGGAACCCTGCTGCGCGCGGTGACCGGATTCAACATCTTCAAGCTGGTCAAGTACTTGGCCCGCGAATACCTGCTCATCTTCGCGACCTCGTCCTCCGAATCGGCGCTGCCGCGCCTGATCGCCAAGATGGAGCACGTCGGCGTCGAGCGCACCACTGTCGGCATCGTCGTTCCGACCGGCTACTCCTTCAACCTCGACGGCACCGCGATCTACCTGACGATGGCCTCGATCTTCATCGCCGACGCGATGGGTCAGCCCCTGGCCCTCGGCGAGCAGCTCTCCTTGCTGGTGTTCATGATCATCGCCTCGAAGGGTGCAGCAGGAGTCAGCGGCGCCGGATTGGCAACGCTTGCAGGCGGTTTGCAGAGTCATCGTCCTGAACTGCTCGACGGCGTGGGCCTGATCGTCGGTATCGACCGCTTCATGTCGGAAGCCCGAGCAATCACCAACTTCTCGGGCAACGCCGTCGCCACGCTCCTTATCGGCGTCTGGACCAAGACCATCGACAAGGAACGCGTCGTCGAGGTTCTGGACGGCAAGATTCCGTTCAACGAAGCCACGATGCTCGACGACGAGGACGAAGAAGAGCAGCACAAGCTCGAAACCGCGCCTGCCGGAACCAAGCAGTCATTTGTCAGTCACCATTAA
- a CDS encoding glutathione peroxidase yields the protein MTTPVQNITINTLGGVPTSLGEYDGRAVLVVNVASKCGLTPQYSALEKLASGYADRGLTVIGIPCNQFMGQEPGTAEEIETFCSTTYGVTFPLMEKIEVNGENRHPLYAELTKTADAEGKAGDITWNFEKFLIAPDGTVVNRFGPRTEPDAPEVLAAIEAVLPHN from the coding sequence ATGACAACTCCAGTACAGAACATCACGATCAACACTCTCGGCGGCGTACCCACCTCGCTGGGCGAATACGACGGACGGGCAGTGCTGGTCGTCAACGTGGCATCCAAGTGCGGACTCACACCGCAGTACTCGGCTCTCGAGAAGCTGGCCAGCGGCTACGCAGACCGCGGACTCACCGTCATCGGCATCCCGTGCAACCAGTTCATGGGGCAGGAGCCGGGCACCGCGGAAGAGATCGAGACCTTCTGCTCCACCACCTACGGCGTCACCTTCCCTCTCATGGAGAAGATCGAGGTCAACGGCGAAAACCGGCACCCGCTGTACGCGGAACTGACCAAGACCGCTGATGCCGAAGGTAAGGCCGGCGACATCACCTGGAACTTCGAGAAGTTCCTCATCGCACCCGACGGCACCGTCGTGAATCGCTTCGGCCCGCGCACCGAGCCCGATGCGCCGGAGGTTCTCGCCGCCATCGAAGCTGTTCTGCCGCACAACTGA
- a CDS encoding DUF2334 domain-containing protein, translating to MSAELIVSVSGIRDETCYLAAGFADEMDARGVRLSLLVAPRLKDKYRLADDAVTAAWLRERREHGDAIVLHGYDQAATKRRRAEFATLSKHEAKLRLLAADRVLEQAGLRTRVFAPPRWMVSPGAMSVLPETGFRTMAGLGAVHDLARGTSQRGRVLGIGEGFKVEPWWCRALILGAGRTARRGGLVRLSISAKQLGNEGPRRAMLDAVDLALFHEATPQVYRWVPPASQLGAA from the coding sequence ATGTCCGCTGAACTGATCGTGTCGGTGTCCGGAATCAGAGATGAGACATGCTATCTCGCTGCAGGATTCGCAGACGAGATGGATGCCAGGGGAGTGCGCCTTTCCCTCCTCGTGGCCCCGAGACTCAAAGACAAATATCGACTGGCCGACGACGCCGTCACTGCAGCCTGGCTGCGTGAGCGTCGTGAGCACGGCGACGCGATAGTGCTGCACGGCTACGATCAAGCTGCAACCAAGCGTCGACGCGCAGAGTTCGCCACACTCTCGAAGCACGAAGCGAAACTCCGACTGTTGGCGGCAGATCGAGTTCTGGAACAGGCCGGTTTGCGAACGCGAGTGTTCGCTCCGCCGCGGTGGATGGTCTCACCCGGGGCGATGTCGGTGTTGCCGGAGACAGGCTTTCGGACGATGGCCGGACTCGGAGCGGTTCACGACCTTGCGCGGGGGACGTCGCAGCGAGGTCGTGTCCTGGGAATCGGTGAAGGATTCAAAGTCGAACCGTGGTGGTGCCGGGCGCTCATTCTCGGTGCCGGACGCACTGCAAGGCGTGGAGGTCTTGTCCGCCTGTCGATTTCGGCAAAGCAGTTGGGGAACGAAGGACCGCGTCGAGCAATGCTCGACGCGGTCGATCTCGCTCTCTTTCACGAGGCAACGCCACAGGTTTACCGCTGGGTGCCGCCTGCGTCGCAACTTGGTGCGGCCTGA